In one window of bacterium DNA:
- a CDS encoding RNA polymerase sigma factor, which produces MSEDTAERVRDTVDTVYRSDSRRVLATLIRLLGDFNVAEEALHDAFAAAVEQWPRDGVPTNPRAWLVSAGRFKAIDAMRRRARFDASLAALAEQLDAATSDGAEWDDEGVGDDRLRLIFTCCHPALPPDAQVALTLREVCGLTTEEIARAFLTGAPTVAQRIVRAKAKIRDARIPYEVPSRADLPDRLDSVLRVVYLVFNEGYSASSGVSLTRHDLSGEAIRLGRLLIELLPEPEAVGLLALMLLQESRRAARTSPEGELVLLDDQDRSLWNRDQIAEGSALVQRALSSERVGPYTLQAAIAAVHAGAPNAAATDWAQIVGLYDVLARVDPSPVVELNRAVAIALRDGPAAGLVLIDALLARGDLRDYHLAHSARADLCRRLGRTAEARAAYKRALSLTRQEPERRFLERRLAALPH; this is translated from the coding sequence ATGAGCGAGGACACGGCTGAACGGGTGCGCGATACGGTGGACACCGTCTACCGCTCCGATTCGCGCCGGGTCCTCGCGACGCTGATCCGCCTGCTCGGCGACTTCAACGTCGCAGAGGAGGCGCTGCACGATGCCTTCGCGGCAGCGGTGGAGCAGTGGCCGCGGGATGGCGTGCCCACCAACCCCCGGGCCTGGCTCGTGTCGGCCGGCCGCTTCAAGGCCATCGATGCTATGCGCCGGCGCGCCCGGTTTGACGCGTCGCTGGCCGCGCTGGCCGAGCAGCTCGATGCCGCCACCAGTGACGGCGCGGAGTGGGACGACGAGGGCGTCGGAGACGATCGGCTGCGGCTGATCTTCACGTGCTGCCATCCGGCCCTGCCGCCGGACGCCCAGGTCGCGCTGACCCTGCGTGAGGTATGCGGCCTCACGACCGAGGAGATCGCGCGCGCCTTCCTCACCGGCGCGCCCACGGTGGCCCAGCGGATCGTGCGTGCCAAGGCCAAGATCCGCGACGCACGCATTCCGTATGAGGTGCCGTCGCGCGCCGATCTGCCGGATCGGCTGGACAGCGTGCTCCGCGTCGTCTACCTGGTGTTCAACGAGGGGTACTCCGCGTCCTCGGGCGTGTCGCTGACGCGGCACGATCTCTCGGGCGAGGCGATTCGCCTGGGGCGGCTGCTCATCGAGTTGCTGCCCGAGCCCGAGGCCGTGGGGCTCCTGGCGCTGATGTTGCTGCAGGAATCGCGGCGGGCGGCGCGCACCTCGCCGGAGGGCGAGCTGGTCCTGCTGGACGACCAGGACCGCTCGCTCTGGAATCGGGATCAGATCGCTGAGGGATCGGCGTTGGTGCAACGCGCGCTGTCGTCGGAGCGGGTCGGCCCGTACACGCTCCAAGCGGCGATCGCGGCGGTCCACGCCGGAGCGCCCAATGCCGCCGCGACGGATTGGGCCCAGATCGTCGGACTGTACGACGTGCTGGCACGCGTGGATCCGTCGCCCGTGGTCGAACTGAACCGCGCCGTGGCGATAGCGTTGCGCGACGGCCCGGCGGCGGGTCTGGTCCTCATCGACGCCCTCCTGGCCCGTGGGGATCTTCGGGACTACCACCTCGCGCACTCGGCGCGGGCGGACCTGTGCCGGCGACTGGGGAGGACAGCAGAAGCCCGGGCGGCCTACAAGCGGGCCCTCAGCCTCACGCGCCAGGAGCCGGAGCGTCGATTTCTCGAGCGACGGCTGGCTGCGCTTCCGCACTGA
- the trxB gene encoding thioredoxin-disulfide reductase: MEDTSKVIILGSGSAGLTAAIYAARAQLDPLVISGIQRGGQLTLTTDVENYPGFAGGIQGPELMDIMRKQAERFDVDFIDEDATAVDFRKKPFEITSAGKTFLAESVIVATGAATNWLGHPNEQRLIGHGVSSCAPCDAFFFREKEVAVVGGGDSAMEEALTLTKFATKVTIIHRRDRFRASKIMADRVLRHGKIRVLWNTTVDDVLGDGSVSGLRLRDVKTGAQRDFRVDGMFVAIGHNPNTELFRGQLELDEKGYVVLKKHTMTSVEGVFAAGDVHDTRYRQAVTAAGWGCMAAMDVEKYLEGH; encoded by the coding sequence ATGGAAGATACCAGCAAAGTGATCATCCTGGGGTCCGGTTCCGCAGGGCTCACCGCGGCGATCTACGCGGCCAGGGCGCAGCTCGACCCGCTGGTGATCTCCGGAATCCAGCGAGGCGGTCAGCTGACCCTCACCACCGACGTCGAGAACTACCCCGGATTTGCCGGCGGGATCCAGGGGCCCGAGCTCATGGACATCATGCGCAAACAGGCGGAGCGGTTCGACGTGGACTTCATCGATGAGGACGCGACCGCCGTCGATTTTCGAAAGAAGCCGTTCGAGATTACGTCGGCCGGCAAGACGTTCCTGGCCGAAAGCGTGATCGTCGCGACGGGGGCCGCCACGAACTGGCTCGGCCACCCCAATGAGCAGCGGTTGATCGGCCACGGGGTGTCGTCCTGCGCCCCCTGTGACGCCTTCTTCTTCCGGGAAAAGGAGGTCGCGGTCGTAGGCGGCGGAGACTCCGCCATGGAGGAAGCCCTCACCCTGACGAAGTTTGCGACTAAGGTGACGATCATCCACCGCAGGGACCGGTTCCGGGCGAGCAAGATCATGGCCGACCGCGTCCTCCGGCACGGGAAGATCAGGGTCCTTTGGAACACCACGGTGGACGACGTCCTCGGCGACGGCTCGGTGTCCGGACTGCGGCTGCGTGATGTCAAAACGGGCGCGCAGCGCGACTTCCGAGTCGACGGCATGTTCGTCGCGATCGGGCACAATCCCAACACGGAGTTGTTCCGCGGGCAGCTCGAGCTCGACGAGAAGGGCTACGTGGTGCTCAAAAAGCACACCATGACCAGCGTGGAGGGCGTGTTCGCCGCCGGGGACGTCCACGACACCCGCTACCGTCAGGCTGTCACGGCAGCGGGCTGGGGATGCATGGCGGCGATGGACGTCGAGAAGTACCTCGAGGGCCACTAG
- a CDS encoding aminopeptidase, with the protein MVDPRVEKLARVLVHYSLAAKKGQLVRIAGPAVAAPHLAAAYREVLLAGAYPSVRVAVDGLEEIYFKHANDAQLGFVSDLDRMEVERFDADLRFLGSTNTRALSHIPPERMAKRREATRELTRRYMERAATGEFRWCLTQAPTHADAQEAEMSLGEYEDFVYTAGHLDREDPVAAWEAVAKNQAKVAALLGSIKTLRVVGPDTDLTLSVAGRKWISAAGTHNFPDGEVFTGPVEESTRGTVRFSFPAIYGGREVTDVRLTFEGGRVTGAVAAKGQEFLLAMLDLDAGARTLGEFAFGLNYDIQQWTRNILFDEKIGGTLHMALGAAYPDTGGRNVSGLHWDMILELRNGAEVLGDGEVIYRNGRFLL; encoded by the coding sequence ATGGTCGATCCCAGAGTTGAGAAGCTCGCCCGCGTGCTCGTCCACTACTCGCTCGCCGCAAAGAAAGGCCAACTGGTGCGGATCGCCGGCCCCGCCGTCGCCGCCCCGCACCTCGCGGCTGCCTACCGAGAGGTGCTGCTCGCCGGGGCATACCCGTCCGTGCGTGTCGCCGTGGATGGCCTCGAAGAGATCTACTTCAAGCACGCCAACGACGCGCAGCTCGGCTTCGTCTCCGATCTCGACCGGATGGAGGTCGAACGATTCGACGCCGATCTGCGGTTTCTCGGCTCGACTAACACGCGCGCGCTGTCCCACATTCCGCCGGAGCGGATGGCGAAGCGGCGGGAGGCCACCCGCGAGCTGACCCGCCGGTACATGGAGCGCGCGGCCACTGGAGAGTTCCGGTGGTGCCTGACGCAGGCTCCGACCCACGCCGATGCACAGGAAGCGGAGATGTCACTCGGCGAGTACGAGGACTTCGTCTACACCGCCGGCCACCTGGACCGCGAGGATCCGGTCGCCGCGTGGGAGGCCGTGGCCAAGAACCAGGCCAAGGTCGCTGCGCTCCTCGGGTCGATCAAGACCCTGCGGGTCGTCGGGCCGGACACCGACCTCACCCTTTCCGTGGCCGGCCGGAAGTGGATCAGCGCGGCCGGGACCCACAACTTCCCCGATGGGGAGGTGTTCACCGGCCCGGTTGAGGAGTCGACCCGGGGCACGGTTCGATTTTCGTTCCCGGCGATCTACGGCGGCCGGGAGGTGACTGACGTGCGCCTCACGTTCGAGGGGGGGCGCGTCACCGGCGCGGTCGCGGCGAAAGGCCAGGAGTTTCTCCTGGCGATGCTGGATCTGGATGCCGGGGCCCGGACGCTCGGCGAGTTCGCCTTCGGCCTCAACTACGACATCCAGCAGTGGACGCGGAACATCCTGTTTGACGAGAAGATCGGCGGGACCCTGCACATGGCCCTCGGTGCCGCCTATCCCGACACCGGTGGCCGGAACGTCTCGGGACTCCACTGGGACATGATTCTTGAACTACGAAATGGGGCGGAAGTGCTCGGGGACGGCGAGGTGATCTACCGGAACGGCCGGTTCCTCCTCTGA
- a CDS encoding YciI family protein: protein MRFMMLMIPKGYEKAEPGTTPDPKAVAAMMKYNESLQKAGVLLALDGLHPPSTGSRVRFSGGKPTVTDGPFTETKETLGGYWMIQVKSKEEAVEWASRCPASDNEVIEVRQVFEMSDFPADVQEAAGTFPEMQAKSEPRRGA from the coding sequence ATGCGGTTCATGATGTTGATGATCCCGAAGGGGTACGAGAAGGCCGAGCCGGGCACCACGCCCGACCCCAAGGCCGTGGCGGCGATGATGAAGTACAACGAATCCCTGCAGAAGGCCGGCGTGCTGCTCGCGCTCGACGGCCTCCACCCGCCGTCGACGGGCTCGCGCGTGAGGTTCTCCGGAGGGAAGCCCACGGTGACCGACGGGCCCTTCACCGAGACGAAGGAGACGCTCGGCGGCTACTGGATGATTCAGGTGAAGTCGAAGGAAGAGGCGGTCGAATGGGCATCACGCTGCCCCGCTTCGGACAACGAAGTGATCGAGGTTCGCCAGGTGTTCGAGATGTCGGACTTCCCTGCCGATGTCCAGGAGGCCGCCGGCACGTTTCCTGAAATGCAGGCGAAGTCCGAACCGCGCAGGGGGGCGTAG
- a CDS encoding NUDIX domain-containing protein: MNPAPTVSVLILRGDRILLVRRAFAPARGAWDVPGGFVERGETIERAARREVREELGVDVRIERFVGIFPDTYGPERRPSLNIYYLGRLRRGTARLRAGDDASECRWFPLDRPPRLLAFKNNRHAVLALRRLIGRRAASRRR; encoded by the coding sequence ATGAATCCCGCCCCGACCGTCTCGGTGCTGATCCTACGCGGGGACCGCATCCTCCTCGTCCGGCGGGCGTTTGCCCCCGCCCGCGGCGCGTGGGACGTGCCGGGGGGGTTCGTTGAACGCGGGGAGACGATAGAGCGGGCCGCGCGCCGGGAGGTGCGTGAGGAACTGGGGGTCGACGTGCGGATCGAACGCTTCGTCGGCATCTTCCCGGACACCTACGGTCCGGAGCGGCGCCCGTCACTCAATATCTACTATCTCGGCCGGCTCCGCCGCGGCACCGCCCGTCTGCGCGCCGGCGACGACGCATCGGAGTGCCGGTGGTTCCCGCTCGATCGGCCCCCCCGCCTGCTGGCCTTCAAAAACAACCGGCACGCGGTGCTGGCACTCAGGCGGCTGATCGGGCGACGCGCCGCGTCCCGGCGTCGATAG
- a CDS encoding chromate resistance protein ChrB domain-containing protein — protein MPWTVFSYSLPSKGRSSPRVAVWRRLRTVGAISPKGGVHVLPAREECVEAFQWLAQEVEQAGGEALLLRVERFEGLSDARLMELFREARKEDYAALDVRAASLEKTLAGSRKRGSRDDAQARELLGRLKREYAEIARVDFFDSPAGAQVASRLARIEEALSPTPPDTPQVTAAALSAYRNKRWVTRPSPHVDRLACAWLIRRFINPRAVIRYSNTTVPDEVAFDMSQGPFSHRGNLCTFETMVRAFGLDDPAVGAIAEIVHEIDLRDGRYTRPEVPGIDAVLRGWMSRSDADRETHGIALFDGLYAALSHTPKRTARRERRER, from the coding sequence ATGCCCTGGACTGTCTTCTCCTACTCCCTGCCTTCCAAGGGGCGGTCGAGCCCTCGGGTCGCCGTCTGGCGTCGGCTGCGGACTGTGGGGGCGATCTCGCCGAAGGGTGGCGTCCATGTCCTCCCGGCGCGCGAGGAGTGCGTGGAAGCGTTTCAGTGGCTCGCCCAAGAGGTGGAGCAGGCAGGCGGAGAGGCGCTGCTCCTCCGCGTGGAGCGCTTCGAGGGGCTCAGCGACGCCCGTCTCATGGAGCTGTTTCGGGAAGCGCGCAAGGAAGACTACGCGGCGCTCGACGTGAGGGCCGCATCGCTGGAGAAAACCCTCGCCGGCTCGAGGAAGCGCGGTTCAAGGGATGACGCGCAGGCGCGGGAGCTGCTGGGGAGGCTGAAGAGGGAGTATGCAGAGATCGCGCGCGTCGACTTCTTCGACTCCCCGGCAGGGGCGCAGGTGGCTTCGCGGCTGGCCAGGATCGAGGAGGCCCTCTCTCCGACACCGCCGGATACCCCGCAGGTGACCGCCGCCGCCCTCTCGGCGTACCGGAACAAGCGCTGGGTCACGCGGCCCAGCCCCCATGTCGACCGGCTGGCGTGCGCCTGGTTAATCCGGCGGTTCATCAACCCCCGCGCCGTGATCCGCTATTCGAATACCACGGTACCGGATGAGGTCGCCTTCGACATGAGTCAGGGTCCGTTCAGCCACCGCGGGAACCTGTGCACGTTCGAAACGATGGTCAGGGCCTTTGGGCTGGACGATCCCGCGGTGGGGGCGATCGCGGAGATCGTCCACGAGATCGATCTGCGAGACGGCCGCTACACCCGCCCCGAAGTTCCCGGGATCGACGCGGTCCTCCGCGGATGGATGTCCCGCTCCGATGCCGACCGCGAAACGCACGGAATCGCGCTGTTCGACGGCCTCTACGCCGCGCTCTCGCACACCCCGAAGCGGACCGCTCGACGAGAGCGCCGCGAACGGTGA
- a CDS encoding exo-alpha-sialidase — translation MSSVRILVGTRKGAFVLTSDGKRARWDIDGPHFAGWEIYHVKGSPADRNRLYASQSSGWFGQLIQRSNDGGKTWEPVGNQFVYDGIPGTHQWYDGTQHPWEFKRVWHLEPSLTDPDTVYAGVEDAALFRSVDAGRTWQELSGLRGHASGPSWQPGAGGMCLHTIVQDPSNPERIFIAISAAGVFRTDDAGKTWRPVNRGLRSEGIPDPNAEVGHCVHRIAIHPSRPRVLFMQKHWDVMRSSDGGDSWHEVSGNLPTDFGFPIDVHAHEPDTIYVVPIKSDSEHFPPDGKLRVYRSQTGGNEWEPLTNGLPQRDCFVNVLRDAMAIDSLDSCGVYFGTTGGQVYVSADAGDRWEPIVRDLPAVLSVEVQTLP, via the coding sequence ATGAGCAGCGTACGGATCCTGGTGGGTACACGCAAGGGCGCGTTCGTCCTGACATCGGACGGCAAGCGCGCACGATGGGACATCGATGGCCCCCACTTCGCAGGCTGGGAGATCTACCACGTCAAGGGCTCTCCCGCCGACCGCAACCGGCTGTACGCATCGCAATCAAGCGGCTGGTTCGGGCAGCTGATCCAGCGCTCTAACGACGGCGGCAAGACATGGGAGCCGGTGGGGAACCAGTTCGTATATGACGGCATCCCCGGGACCCACCAGTGGTACGACGGCACGCAGCACCCCTGGGAGTTCAAGCGGGTCTGGCATCTCGAACCGTCGCTGACCGATCCGGATACCGTCTACGCCGGGGTGGAAGACGCCGCCCTCTTCCGCTCGGTGGACGCCGGCCGCACCTGGCAGGAGCTCTCCGGGCTGCGCGGCCACGCCTCAGGGCCCTCCTGGCAGCCGGGCGCCGGCGGGATGTGCCTGCACACGATCGTTCAGGATCCGAGCAATCCCGAGCGGATCTTCATCGCCATCTCCGCCGCAGGCGTGTTCCGGACCGATGACGCCGGGAAGACGTGGCGGCCGGTGAACCGCGGCCTCCGATCGGAGGGCATTCCCGACCCGAACGCGGAGGTCGGCCACTGCGTCCACCGCATCGCGATCCACCCGTCGCGTCCGCGCGTGCTGTTCATGCAGAAGCACTGGGACGTCATGCGCAGCAGCGACGGCGGCGACTCGTGGCACGAAGTCAGCGGGAACCTGCCGACCGACTTCGGGTTCCCGATCGACGTGCACGCCCACGAACCGGACACGATCTACGTCGTGCCGATCAAGAGCGACTCCGAGCATTTCCCGCCCGATGGGAAGCTGCGCGTGTACCGTAGCCAGACGGGCGGAAACGAATGGGAACCGCTCACGAACGGTCTGCCGCAACGCGACTGCTTCGTGAACGTGCTGCGGGACGCGATGGCGATCGACTCGCTCGATTCGTGCGGGGTGTACTTCGGGACCACGGGTGGGCAGGTGTACGTTTCGGCCGACGCCGGCGACCGGTGGGAGCCTATCGTCCGCGACCTCCCGGCT